A stretch of the Trueperaceae bacterium genome encodes the following:
- the purE gene encoding 5-(carboxyamino)imidazole ribonucleotide mutase, with protein sequence MGSSSDWETMSRADDILDILKVPHICQVISAHRTPDRMAKFACSAESRGIAVIIAGAGGAAHLPGMIAAHTHLPILGVPVSSQSLNGLDSLLSIVQMPRGIPVGSLAIGKPGAENAALLAVSILALTRPALRDRLIAYRGKQTKESLESELPSQNFSRDL encoded by the coding sequence ATGGGGAGCTCGAGCGATTGGGAGACCATGTCGCGAGCTGACGATATTCTTGACATTTTAAAAGTACCTCACATTTGCCAAGTAATATCTGCGCATCGGACGCCAGACCGTATGGCTAAATTCGCATGCAGCGCAGAGAGTCGCGGAATTGCCGTGATAATTGCAGGGGCGGGTGGTGCAGCACATTTACCGGGCATGATCGCTGCGCACACGCACTTACCAATACTCGGAGTCCCGGTCAGCAGCCAGTCTCTGAACGGCTTGGACTCTCTTCTTTCTATAGTTCAAATGCCCCGAGGGATACCAGTCGGGTCACTTGCTATCGGTAAGCCTGGTGCAGAGAATGCAGCTCTCCTTGCAGTCTCCATACTTGCTTTGACAAGGCCTGCGCTTCGGGATCGGCTTATTGCCTACCGGGGGAAGCAAACAAAAGAGTCGCTGGAAAGTGAACTCCCTAGTCAAAACTTCAGTCGCGATCTATGA
- a CDS encoding threonylcarbamoyl-AMP synthase, giving the protein MERAAEILLAGGLVAFPTETVYGLGALATDDQAISRLFSAKGRPAEHPVIVHIGSVDGLEGWGRSITQSAYDLAEAFWPGPLTLVVSRSPGVSDKVTGGQDTVGVRVPSHPVAQDLLRSVGEAIAAPSANRFGRISPTLAQHVFEDLDGKIDLILDSGASKLGLESTIIDVRGPRPRLLRPGLISAEDVIGVLGTRPLPYDGATTRAPGLLARHYAPNTPARLLSREEILMLEKGSRGLGVLSRENSRTRFLGDWRVMPQDPINYGEQLYANLRNLDREGIVEILIENVPDEAAWAAIYDRLARATRR; this is encoded by the coding sequence ATCGAGCGAGCAGCTGAGATTCTGCTCGCTGGAGGATTGGTTGCTTTTCCAACAGAAACCGTTTACGGTCTTGGCGCCTTAGCCACGGATGATCAGGCAATTAGTCGACTTTTCTCAGCGAAAGGACGTCCAGCAGAACATCCTGTTATCGTCCACATCGGTAGTGTAGATGGTCTTGAGGGCTGGGGAAGGTCCATTACGCAGTCAGCCTACGATCTAGCTGAGGCATTTTGGCCTGGACCATTGACCTTAGTGGTTTCACGTTCTCCTGGGGTGTCGGACAAGGTAACAGGAGGTCAAGATACTGTTGGAGTTAGAGTTCCTTCCCACCCTGTCGCCCAGGACCTTTTGCGATCTGTCGGGGAAGCTATTGCCGCGCCTTCTGCTAATCGATTTGGGCGGATCAGCCCAACGTTAGCGCAGCATGTATTTGAAGACCTTGATGGGAAAATCGACCTTATTCTTGATTCAGGCGCTAGCAAACTTGGTTTGGAGTCTACTATTATTGATGTTAGGGGACCGCGACCGCGATTATTAAGACCAGGATTGATTTCTGCGGAAGATGTAATCGGTGTTTTAGGGACCAGACCTCTTCCGTATGATGGTGCGACTACGAGAGCTCCCGGGCTTCTTGCCCGGCATTACGCCCCAAATACCCCTGCTAGGCTGCTATCCCGTGAAGAAATCTTGATGTTAGAAAAAGGTAGCCGCGGCCTTGGGGTACTGTCCCGGGAGAACAGCCGAACGAGATTTCTTGGAGACTGGCGGGTTATGCCACAAGACCCAATCAACTACGGCGAACAACTCTACGCCAATCTTCGTAACTTGGATCGCGAAGGGATCGTAGAGATCTTAATTGAAAATGTCCCAGATGAAGCCGCATGGGCAGCGATATATGATCGTCTTGCACGCGCAACTAGGAGGTAA
- a CDS encoding 30S ribosomal protein S12, with the protein MPTVNQLLRKGRKRLAKKTKVPALKGSPHRRGVCTVVKTQTPKKPNSALRKIARVRLSTGFEVTAYIPGEKHNLQEHSVVLIRGGRIKDLPGVRYHIVRGALDAQGVEIGRFVQRNQARSKYGTKKPRG; encoded by the coding sequence CTGCCAACTGTGAACCAGCTACTCCGCAAGGGGCGGAAAAGGCTTGCCAAAAAGACTAAGGTCCCAGCCCTAAAAGGGAGCCCGCACCGACGTGGGGTGTGTACTGTGGTTAAGACTCAGACACCTAAAAAGCCTAATTCAGCCTTACGAAAGATTGCTCGAGTTCGGTTATCGACAGGTTTTGAGGTAACGGCTTATATTCCTGGCGAAAAACACAACTTGCAGGAACACTCAGTCGTACTAATCAGAGGTGGTCGTATAAAGGATCTTCCCGGAGTCCGTTATCACATAGTCCGTGGTGCTTTAGATGCCCAGGGCGTTGAGATTGGTCGCTTCGTGCAAAGAAATCAGGCTCGTAGCAAATATGGGACAAAGAAGCCGAGAGGATGA
- a CDS encoding 30S ribosomal protein S7, with amino-acid sequence MARRRRAEIRKLEADLVYGDTTVTAFINKLMRSGKKNLASRVFYGACRLIQERSGQEPLKVFRQALDNVRPRIEVKSRRVGGATYQVPVEVGPRRAQSLSLRWLVAASDTRPERTAVERVAGEILDASGSRGGAVKKREDIERMAEANRAYSHYRW; translated from the coding sequence ATGGCGCGTAGAAGAAGGGCCGAGATCCGCAAGCTTGAGGCTGATCTGGTCTATGGGGACACTACAGTTACGGCATTTATTAACAAGTTGATGCGTAGCGGGAAAAAGAATCTTGCTAGTAGAGTATTTTATGGTGCCTGTCGACTGATCCAGGAACGTAGCGGTCAGGAACCATTAAAGGTGTTCCGGCAGGCTTTAGATAATGTTAGGCCCAGGATTGAAGTAAAGAGTCGTCGAGTCGGTGGTGCAACTTACCAAGTTCCTGTTGAAGTTGGGCCCCGAAGAGCCCAGTCTCTATCGTTAAGGTGGCTTGTTGCTGCGTCAGATACCCGACCAGAACGAACCGCGGTCGAGCGAGTCGCTGGAGAAATTCTGGATGCCTCAGGAAGTCGTGGAGGAGCAGTTAAAAAACGTGAAGATATCGAGCGGATGGCGGAGGCCAATAGGGCCTATTCGCACTACCGCTGGTAA
- a CDS encoding glycerate kinase has translation MEAKTPIILLKKAFEAAVEAALPSRVLPGHLPPYPDGRLIVIGAGKAAASMAQVVERHYEAPLEGVVVTRYGHALATEKIKVIEAGHPVPDKAGQKATKELLDSLQGLSRQDLVLFLVSGGGSALLVAPTGITFQEKSKLTKNLLTCGADISEINCVRKHLSLVKGGRLAEAAYPAKIMTLAISDVVGDKPSVIASGPTVPDPSTYSDALEILDRYHIVSRGARKHFELGMLGQISDTPKPGAFPENRVAMKVVATNQTSLEAAAKVFAEAGIEAHILSSNITGEARVAGTEQAAIVRRIIEKSLPLRAPCVLLSGGETTVTVSHQGRGGPNGEFALALALGLPQDLPLYALIADSDGIDGSEKNAGAFLTPALFDVVSRERALSLLENNSSYEFFDHAKHLFFTGPTHTNVNDVRIVMILDS, from the coding sequence AGCAAAAACCCCAATAATCTTACTGAAGAAAGCTTTTGAAGCAGCTGTCGAGGCAGCTTTACCTTCTCGGGTTTTGCCAGGTCACCTTCCTCCTTACCCTGACGGGAGGCTCATAGTGATAGGTGCTGGCAAGGCTGCTGCCTCTATGGCCCAGGTTGTTGAAAGGCACTACGAAGCTCCTTTGGAAGGGGTAGTCGTTACTCGTTATGGACATGCACTCGCAACTGAAAAGATTAAAGTGATAGAGGCCGGGCATCCTGTGCCAGATAAAGCTGGCCAGAAAGCTACAAAAGAGCTTCTTGATTCTCTACAAGGTCTGTCTAGACAAGATTTAGTATTGTTTCTTGTTTCAGGTGGAGGATCAGCGCTTTTGGTGGCACCGACCGGCATAACGTTTCAAGAAAAAAGTAAATTGACTAAAAACTTGCTAACCTGCGGCGCGGACATCTCTGAGATTAATTGTGTCCGCAAACATCTTTCCTTAGTTAAAGGTGGTCGACTCGCTGAAGCCGCGTATCCTGCGAAAATAATGACGTTAGCAATCTCAGATGTGGTTGGAGACAAACCTAGTGTCATTGCCTCAGGTCCTACCGTTCCTGACCCAAGTACCTATAGTGATGCGTTAGAGATATTGGATCGATACCACATCGTATCTCGAGGTGCTAGAAAGCACTTTGAGCTAGGGATGTTAGGGCAGATAAGTGACACCCCTAAACCCGGAGCATTTCCAGAGAATCGCGTTGCAATGAAGGTCGTAGCAACAAACCAAACAAGCTTAGAGGCTGCCGCAAAGGTCTTTGCGGAGGCTGGGATAGAAGCCCACATCTTGAGCTCCAACATTACGGGTGAAGCTCGGGTAGCTGGTACAGAGCAAGCTGCAATAGTTAGAAGGATAATAGAGAAATCTTTACCCTTACGGGCTCCGTGTGTGCTTTTATCCGGTGGGGAGACAACGGTTACTGTAAGTCACCAAGGACGTGGCGGGCCCAATGGGGAATTTGCTCTAGCCCTAGCTCTAGGCTTACCTCAAGATCTCCCTCTATACGCGTTAATCGCAGATAGTGATGGCATTGATGGTAGTGAAAAAAATGCAGGTGCTTTCCTCACGCCAGCTCTATTTGATGTTGTTTCTCGCGAACGGGCCCTTTCTCTTCTCGAAAATAACAGCAGTTATGAATTTTTTGATCACGCGAAGCATCTTTTTTTTACCGGACCCACCCACACTAATGTTAACGACGTACGCATTGTTATGATTCTAGATAGTTGA
- a CDS encoding 5-(carboxyamino)imidazole ribonucleotide synthase encodes MKGRVLPGATVGVFGGGQLGRMLGFVAKRMGYQVGVFTPDEGGPASQIADWTVTAQYEDLDRIEAFAKRTDVITMEFENVPGASLRHASQYAPVLPDPSVQEIAQHRIREKTFLAKNSFPIAANVSVVTDEELVAGGRFVGFPAVLKTAGFGYDGKGQRYVENAEELQSAWGSLGQSPVVLEAWIKHEMEISIVIARDSLGRSVVYPPIENRHHNHILDLSLAPALIDKRIKQEAISQALALAEALELVGVMAIEFFLTQSGDLLINEIAPRPHNSGHLTIEATVCSQFEQQLRAVCGLPLGDTTLLQPAVTGNLLGDLWASGEPNWSAAAEIREVSIHLYGKGVARIGRKMGHLTALHYDRNEAERKVIAARNVLVKP; translated from the coding sequence ATGAAAGGCCGCGTTCTTCCTGGAGCTACGGTTGGGGTTTTTGGTGGCGGGCAGCTTGGGAGGATGTTAGGTTTTGTGGCTAAGAGAATGGGTTATCAGGTAGGAGTTTTTACGCCTGACGAAGGAGGACCTGCTTCTCAGATTGCGGATTGGACAGTAACGGCACAATACGAAGATCTAGACCGGATAGAGGCGTTCGCAAAGCGGACTGATGTAATTACAATGGAATTCGAAAATGTCCCCGGCGCGTCTCTTCGGCATGCTAGTCAGTATGCGCCGGTGTTGCCGGATCCTTCTGTTCAGGAAATAGCTCAGCATAGGATTAGAGAAAAGACCTTTCTTGCGAAGAACAGTTTTCCCATAGCTGCAAATGTTTCAGTAGTAACCGACGAAGAATTGGTTGCTGGTGGCAGGTTCGTTGGTTTTCCGGCTGTACTTAAAACTGCTGGATTTGGTTACGATGGGAAAGGACAACGTTATGTGGAAAACGCAGAAGAGCTTCAATCAGCGTGGGGATCCCTTGGCCAAAGTCCGGTCGTTTTAGAAGCTTGGATTAAGCATGAAATGGAAATCTCAATAGTAATCGCTCGAGACTCCTTAGGAAGGTCCGTGGTTTATCCCCCGATTGAAAATAGGCATCATAATCACATCTTGGATTTATCGTTAGCGCCAGCGTTAATCGATAAACGAATTAAGCAGGAAGCGATTAGTCAGGCCTTAGCCCTTGCAGAGGCATTAGAACTGGTTGGGGTGATGGCCATAGAGTTTTTTTTGACACAAAGTGGAGATTTGCTGATTAATGAGATCGCGCCGAGGCCGCATAACTCAGGACATCTCACTATTGAGGCTACGGTTTGCAGTCAGTTTGAACAACAACTTCGGGCAGTATGTGGACTTCCGCTAGGCGACACAACCCTGCTGCAACCGGCAGTAACAGGGAATCTTTTGGGAGATTTGTGGGCTTCCGGTGAACCAAATTGGTCGGCAGCAGCTGAAATTAGGGAGGTTTCCATACACCTCTATGGCAAGGGGGTCGCTAGGATAGGGCGTAAAATGGGCCATTTAACGGCACTACATTACGATCGCAACGAAGCAGAACGTAAGGTGATTGCTGCTCGAAATGTGCTTGTAAAGCCTTGA